The Anabaena sp. WA102 genome contains a region encoding:
- a CDS encoding 3-oxoacyl-[acyl-carrier-protein] synthase III C-terminal domain-containing protein — MRNIYVGHFSYVLGDLEQTVEQTVEENRTVIKDPEKFRSAGFDKHHICSPSTTAYDLAVAAVKPIAKYLNQVGAIIYSTALPINANIGTTFEETKDIKDLTDFPGSHLQSDFGLNDAWVIGLDQQACTGMIGSFKLAAALLRDTPQWSQILCVTADRFPQGSLYEQSYSLISDGASAFIISTEPIPGGFRYVEHHAITNGGMANTNDDATIGNFFPNTIDCITMNVKRAGLELKDINWMVVQNINVNAWKIVCSPSLLDYDITRVFHPSLPMMGHMISGDCIVNTQMLIESGKIKPGEYVLLYMVGYGLTWQSVILQYCG; from the coding sequence ATGAGAAACATATATGTAGGACATTTTTCCTATGTTTTGGGTGACTTAGAGCAAACTGTTGAACAAACAGTCGAAGAAAATAGAACAGTAATTAAAGATCCTGAAAAATTTAGATCCGCAGGATTCGATAAGCATCACATTTGCTCTCCCAGCACTACTGCTTATGACTTAGCAGTAGCAGCAGTTAAGCCCATCGCAAAATACTTAAATCAAGTTGGAGCAATCATCTACTCAACAGCTTTACCAATCAATGCCAACATAGGAACAACATTTGAGGAAACAAAAGATATAAAAGACCTCACAGATTTTCCTGGTAGTCATTTGCAAAGTGATTTTGGACTAAATGATGCTTGGGTTATTGGCTTAGATCAACAAGCCTGTACGGGAATGATAGGCTCTTTTAAACTTGCGGCTGCTTTACTTAGAGATACACCTCAATGGAGTCAAATCCTCTGTGTAACAGCAGATCGTTTTCCTCAAGGCTCATTATATGAACAATCATATAGTTTGATTTCTGATGGAGCTTCTGCATTTATTATCTCAACAGAGCCGATACCTGGAGGGTTTCGGTACGTTGAACATCATGCGATCACAAATGGGGGAATGGCAAACACAAATGATGATGCAACTATTGGTAATTTCTTCCCTAATACTATAGATTGCATCACAATGAATGTGAAACGAGCAGGGTTGGAGTTGAAAGATATTAATTGGATGGTAGTCCAAAATATTAATGTCAATGCTTGGAAGATAGTTTGTAGTCCGAGCCTTCTTGATTACGATATCACCAGGGTATTTCATCCTTCTTTGCCGATGATGGGTCACATGATTAGTGGAGATTGTATTGTCAATACCCAAATGTTAATTGAATCAGGAAAAATCAAACCTGGAGAGTATGTACTTCTATATATGGTTGGTTACGGTCTTACCTGGCAATCAGTTATTCTTCAATACTGTGGATAA